The following coding sequences are from one Motacilla alba alba isolate MOTALB_02 chromosome 4, Motacilla_alba_V1.0_pri, whole genome shotgun sequence window:
- the PCM1 gene encoding pericentriolar material 1 protein isoform X13 — MATGGGPFEEGMNDQDLPSWSNESLDDRLNNTDWGGQQKKANRSSEKNKKKLSGEGETRLTNDISPESSPGMERRKTRTSHSFPHARYMTQMSVPEQAELERLKQRINFSDLDQRSIGSDSQGRATAANNKRQLNENKKPFNFLSLQINTNKSKDPASGSQKKEGGVSAQCKELFGAALSKDFLQNCQASAQEDGRGEQAMDSSQIVSRLVQIRDYIAKASSMRDDLVEKNERSANVERLSHLIDDLKEQEKSYLKFLQKMLARENEEDDVRTVDSAVGSGSVGESTSLNIDVQSEASDTTEVSFSLSCRPRIEDKLGNSTAREQVTDIDVTPSPKGKSERAALNDREIWPCVINSQDHGLLSKARDPQQEAKEELENLKKQHDLLKRMLQQQEELKALQGRQAALLALQHKAEQAIAVLDDSVVTETTGSVSGVSLTSELNEELNDLIQRFHNQLHDSQTQSVPDNRRQAESLSLTREISQSRNSSMSEHQSDEKAQLFNKMRMLQGKKQKMDKLLGELHTLRDQHLNNSSFFPASSSPQRSVDQRSTTSAASGPVGIVTVVNGEPNSLASAPYPPDSLVSQNESEEDENLNPTEKLQKLNEVRKRLNELRELVHYYEQTSDMMTDAVNENTKEEEETEESESDSEHEDPQPVTNIRNPQGISSWSEINSNSNVQCGTNNRDGRHLNTDCEINNRSAANIRTLKMSSALDCHNRENDKHLDLPQGEDDEVEEDRVSEDSMSSHRSSLGDMAGDAEFEQKINRLIAAKQKLRQLQNLAAMVQDDDPEPQGAIANVSNIGDLLGEVEETKQQPNNVRVSSNKLKKDVRLNEKAREKFYEAKLQQQQRELKQLQEERRKLFEIQEKIQVLQKACPDLQLSAGLGNCPANRQTSQATSTPAMNECNTAGKPLFECDESLPVGNEQLWSEMRRHEILREELRQRRKQLEALMAEDQRRRELAETISTVAASVKSEGSEAQCTPQQSRTEKTMATWGGSTQCALEEENGDEDGYLSDGVGQAEEEEEDASSLNDSFSVYPNNNIPENAYFGKGNKDRWKNCRPLSADGNYRPVSKARQQQNINMRRQENFRWMSELSYVEEKERWQEQINQLKKQHEFSVSICQTLMQDQQTLSCLLQTLLTGPYSMMPNNVASSQIHLIMHQLNQCYTQLTWQQNNVQRLKQMLSDLMQQQEQQCQEKPSRKERGSSAPPPPSPVFCPFNYPPQPVNLFSVPGFTNFSSFAPGINCNPVFPSGFGDFAHSVSPRSSEQQEQQHPLDHNTSGKTEYMAFPKPFESSSSNGAEKQRRNHRQPEEELEKRSTWLDDSQEMKKDDQSQLNAGFAVSVQSIASGHKNQCDTKRRREFDEESLESFSSIPDPIDPTTVTKTFRSRKASAQASLASKDKTPKSKNKRKSSSQLKGRIKNAGYESASASSVCEPCKNNKSRHSDDIVHAKVFSKRNQEQLEKIIKYSRSTEMSSAHARRILQQSNRNACIEAPETGSDLSMFEALRDTIYSEVATLISQNESRPHFLIELFHELQLLNTDYLRQRALYALQDIVTRHLCEKNEKGKCAKSLNSATWVASNSELTPSESLASTDDETFAKNFSTEACQDCEQPDADNGSTMSTSSNFEPFATDDLGNTVIHLDKALSWMREYERMKVEAESTLDSEGCSSNFQGASAAKLEGSGTGECQSVPQSGDVSAVPCPRIDTQQLDRQIKAIMKEVIPFLKDKDETETAKQVPDSEVCAGNKVPENIRSDASDQEEDEESESGPVAISLSKAETQALTNYGSGEDENEDEEIEFEEGPVDVQTSLQASSETTENEQTSNQELSKAKSSEILSSEQEPAKGEDVAAAVHHYLSVMENTPASIANTPESFITATVNTEGSSSSLAVNETQTSDTTSAENKSGASSESSMAGSPDTESPVLVNEYEPGSGNVSQKSDEDDFVKVEDLPLKLAVYSEAEIMKKMETEAQTKSLCDELLDGGGDQDQELVGDAQTLKEPETFGAQTA; from the exons ATGGCAACAGGAGGTGGTCCCTTTGAAGAAGGCATGAACGATCAGGACTTGCCCAGCTGGAGCAATGAGAGCCTTGATGACCGGCTGAACAACACA GACTGGGGAGGTcaacagaagaaagcaaacagatcttcagagaaaaacaagaaaaagcttAGTGGGGAAGGTGAAACAAGACTTACTAATGACATATCTCCAGAATCTTCACCTGGAATGGAACGACGGAAGACCCGAACTTCTCATAGCTTTCCTCATGCTCGATACATGACTCAGATGTctgtcccagagcaggctgAACTAGAAAGGCTTAAACAAAGAATAAACTTCAGTGATCTGGATCAG AGAAGCATTGGAAGTGATTCTCAAGGCAGGGCAACGGCTGCTAATAACAAACGTCAacttaatgaaaacaaaaaaccattcAACTTCCTGTCACTACAGATTAACACTAACAAAAGCAAAGATCCTGCCTCAGGTTCCCAAAAAAAGGAAGGTGGGGTATCAGCGCAGTGTAAAGAGTTGTTTGGAGCTGCTCTAAGCAAGGATTTCTTGCAAAACTGTCAAGCGTCTGCTCAAGAAGATGGAAGGGGAGAACAAGCGATGGATAGTAGCCAG ATTGTGAGCAGACTAGTTCAGATTCGCGACTATATTGCTAAGGCCAGCTCCATGCGGGATGATCTtgtagagaaaaatgaaagatcGGCCAATGTTGAGCGTTTATCACACCTTATAGATGACCTTaaagagcaggagaaatccTATCTGAAATTTTTGCAAAAGATGCTT gctAGAGAAAATGAGGAGGATGATGTTCGGACTGTAGATTCAGCTGTGGGATCTGGTTCTGTAGGTGAGAGCACATCGCTAAACATTGATGTGCAGTCTGAGGCTTCAGATACCACG GAGGTATCTTTTAGTTTGAGTTGTCGGCCCCGCATTGAGGACAAACTAGGGAATTCAACTGCACGAGAACAGGTTACAGACATTGATGTTACACCAAGCCCTAAAGGGAAAAGTGAGAGAGCTGCTCTGAATGACAGGGAAATCTGGCCTTGTGTGATTAATAGCCAGGATCATGGATTGCTTTCAAAG GCCAGAGATCCTCAACAGGAAGCTAAAGAAGAGTTGGAGAACTTGAAGAAACAGCATGATTTATTGAAAAGGATGCTAcaacagcaggaggaattaAAGGCTCTTCAAGGAAGACAGGCAGCTCTTCTTGCTTTGCAGCATAAAGCAGAGCAAGCCATTGCTGTCCTGGATGATTCTG TTGTAACAGAAACTACAGGTAGTGTTTCGGGAGTGAGTCTTACATCAGAACTGAACGAAGAATTGAATGACCTAATTCAACGCTTTCACAACCAACTTCATGATTCTCAG ACACAGTCTGTGCCTGACAACAGAAGGCAAGCAGAAAGCCTTTCACTTACCAGAGAGATTTCACAAAGCAGAAACTCTTCAATGTCTGAACACCAGTCAGATGAGAAGGCACAGCTTTTTAACAAGATGCGAATGTTGCAGGGTAAAAAGCAAAAGATGGACAAACTATTAGGAGAACTTCATACACTTCGTGACCAACATCTAAATAACTCTTCCT ttTTTCCTGCTTCAAGTTCTCCTCAAAGGAGTGTTGATCAAAGAAGTACTacttcagctgcttctggtCCTGTAGGCATAGTAACTGTTGTCAATGGTGAACCAAATAGTCTGGCGTCTGCTCCTTATCCTCCTGATTCCCTGGTTTCTCAAAATGAGAGTGAAGAGGATGAAAATCTAAATCCAACAGAAAAACTTCA gaaGCTAAATGAAGTTCGTAAGAGACTGAATGAGTTACGTGAGTTAGTTCACTACTATGAGCAGACATCTGATATGATGACAGATGCTGTGAATGAAAACActaaggaggaggaagaaacagaagaatcaGAAAGTGATTCTGAACATGAGGATCCACAGCCTGTTACAAATATTAG AAACCCTCAAGGAATCAGTAGTTGGAGTGAAATAAATAGCAATTCAAATGTACAGTGTGGAACTAATAACAGAGATGGAAGACATCTTAATACAGACTGTGAAATAAACAACCGATCTGCTGCTAATATAAGGACTCTAAAAATGTCTTCTGCTTTAG ACTGTCATAATAGAGAGAATGACAAACACCTCGATCTACCCCAAGGTGAAGATGATGAAGTGGAAGAAGATCGGGTTAGTGAAGATTCCATGTCTAGTCACAGAAGCAGCCTGGGTGATATGGCTGGAGATGCCGAGTTTGAGCAGAAGATCAATAGGCTTATAGCTGCAAAACAGAAGCTTAGACAGTTACAAAACCTTGCTGCTATGGTGCAG GATGATGATCCAGAACCTCAAGGAGCAATTGCAAATGTGTCTAATATTGGTGACTTGTTGGGTGAAGTGGAAGAGACAAAGCAGCAACCAAACAATGTCCGAGTAAGTTCcaacaagttaaaaaaagatGTGCGACTGAATGAGAAAGCAAG AGAGAAGTTCTATGAAGCTaaacttcagcagcagcaacgGGAGCTTAAGCAGttacaagaagaaagaagaaaactgtttgaaatacaggaaaaaattcaAGTGTTACAGAAAGCTTGTCCTGACCTTCAA ttGTCCGCTGGCCTGGGTAACTGCCCAGCAAATAGACAGACTTCACAAGCAACATCAACTCCAGCCATGAATGAGTGTAACACAGCTGGCAAGCCTTTATTTGAGTGTGATGAATCATTACCAGTAGGCAATGAG CAGTTATGGTCTGAGATGAGAAGACATGAGATTTTAAGAGAAGAATTGCGACAGAGAAGAAAGCAACTTGAAGCTTTAATGGCTGAAGATCAGAGAAGGAGAGAGCTCGCAGAAACAATATCTACTGTTGCTGCATCTGTTAAAAGTGAAGGGTCAGAAGCTCAGTGTactccacagcagagcagaactgAAAA GACCATGGCTACCTGGGGAGGTTCTACCCAGTGTGCCctagaggaagaaaatggagaCGAAGATGGTTATCTCTCTGATGGAGTTGGTCaggcagaagaagaagaagaagatgcaTCAAGTTTGAATGACAGTTTTTCTGTTTATCCCAATAACAACATACCAGAAAATGCCTATTTTGGTAAAGGAAACAAAGATAG GTGGAAAAACTGCCGTCCCCTTTCAGCAGATGGAAATTATCGTCCAGTGTCTAAGGCCAGGCAacagcaaaatataaatatgcgACGTCAGGAAAATTTTCGATGGATGTCTGAGCTTTCCTATGTGGAAGAAAAGGAACGATGGCAAGAGCAGATCAATCAGTTGAAGAAACAGCATGAATTTAGTGTCAGCATTTGTCAAACTTTGATGCAGGATCAGCAG acCCTCTCTTGCCTTCTGCAGACTTTGCTCACAGGCCCCTACAGCATGATGCCCAATAATGTTGCATCTTCACAAATACATCTCATTATGCATCAGTTAAACCAGTGTTACACTCAACTGACTTGGCAGCAGAATAATGTCCAAAG GTTGAAACAAATGTTAAGTGATCTTATGCAGCAGCAAGAACAACAGTGTCAAGAGAAACCATCAAGAAAGGAGAGAGGCAGTAGTGCACCACCACCTCCATCTCCTGTTTTCTGTCCATTCAACTACCCTCCACAACCTGTGAATCTCTTTAGTGTTCCAGGATTTActaatttttcctcctttgctccag GTATTAACTGTAATCCAGTGTTTCCATCTGGTTTTGGAGATTTTGCACATAGTGTTTCTCCGCGAagcagtgagcagcaggagcaacaACATCCTCTAGATCATAATACTTCTGGGAAAACTGAGTATATGGCATTCCCCAAACCCTTTGAAAGCAGTTCCTCTAACggagcagaaaaacaaag aaggAATCATAGACAACCGGAAGAAGAATTGGAAAAAAGATCAACTTGGCTTGATGATAGCcaagaaatgaagaaagatgATCAGTCTCAGCTGAATGCAGGTTTTGCAGTTTCAGTACAAAGCATTGCTTCTGGTCATAAAAATCAGTGTGATACGAAGCGAAGAAGAGAGTTTGATGAAGAGTCTTTGGAGAGTTTCAGTAGCATACCTGATCCAATAGACCCAACTACTGTGACAAAGACATTTAGATCTAGAAAAGCATCAGCGCAAGCAAGCCTGGCATCAAAAGATAAAACGCCCAAATCAAAGAATAAGAGGAAGAGTTCTTCTCAGCTAAAAGGCAGAATTAAAAATGCTG GTTATGAAAGTGCAAGTGCTTCTAGTGTGTGTGAGCCCTGCAAGAACAATAAAAGCAGACACTCTGATGACATTGTTCATGCAAAGGTGTTCAGCAAAAGGAATCAGGAacaattggaaaaaataattaaatacagTAGATCTACAGAAATGTCTTCAG CGCATGCTAGGAGAATTCTGCAGCAGTCTAACAGAAATGCATGCATTGAAGCGCCAG aaactGGTAGTGATCTTTCTATGTTTGAAGCTTTGCGAGACACAATTTACTCTGAAGTGGCAACTCTTATTTCTCAAAATGAGTCTCGTCCCCACTTTCTTATTGAACTTTTCCATGAGCTTCAGCTGCTAAATACAGATTATCTGAGGCAAAGGGCTCTATATGCTTTACAG GATATAGTGACCAGACATTTatgtgagaaaaatgaaaaagggaagTGTGCAAAATCACTGAATTCTGCAACATGGGTGGCATCAAATTCTGAACTCACTCCTAGTGAAAGCCTTGCCTCTACAGATGAT GAAACTTTTGCCAAGAACTTTTCTACAGAAGCATGTCAAGATTGTGAACAACCTGATGCAGACAATGGCAGTACTATGTCTACTTCTTCGAATTTTGAACCCTTTGCTACTGATGACCTTG GCAACACAGTGATTCACTTAGATAAAGCTTTGTCTTGGATGAGGGAATATGAGCGTATGAAAGTTGAAGCTGAAAGTACCCTTGACTCTGAGGGCTGCTCTAGTAATTTTCAGGGTGCTTCTGCTGCTAAATTAGAAG gTTCAGGAACTGGTGAATGTCAGTCTGTGCCACAGTCAGGTGATGTTTCTGCAGTTCCATGTCCTCGTATAGATACTCAGCAGCTTGACCGGCAGATTAAAGCAATTATGAAAGAGGTCATCCCTTTTCTGAAG GACAAGGATGAGACTGAAACTGCTAAACAGGTTCCGGACTCAGAAGTGTGTGCTGGTAACAAAGTGCCTGAAAATATTAGATCTGATGCATCTGATcaagaggaagatgaggaaagTGAAAGTGGTCCAGTGGCAATAA GTTTATCAAAAGCAGAAACCCAAGCTCTGACTAACTATGGCAGTGGAGAAGATGAGAATGAGGATGAAGAAATAGAATTTGAGGAGGGACCTGTTGATGTGCAAACATCACTACAAGCCAGCAGTGAAACAACTGAAAATGAGCAG ACTTCAAATCAAGAGTTGAGTAAGGCAAAAAGCAGTGAGATTTTGTCATCAGAACAAGAACCTGCTAAAG GTGAAgatgtggctgcagctgtgcatcATTACCTCAGTGTCATGGAGAATACACCAGCTTCAATAGCCAATACCCCAGAATCCTTTATAACAGCCACTGTGAATACTGAAGGATCAAGCTCATCTTTGGCAGTGAATGAAACTCAAACATCAGATACCAcatctgcagaaaacaaatctgGTGCAAGTTCTGAAAGCTCCATGGCTGGCAGCCCTGATACAGAGTCACCTGTGCTAGTGAACGAATAT GAACCTGGTTCTGGAAATGTAAGTCAAAAATCTGATGAAGATGACTTTGTGAAAGTTGAAGACTTGCCCCTCAAACTTGCTGTGTATTCAGAG gcagaaataatgaagaaaatggaaacagaggCCCAAACCAAGAGTTTGTGTGATGAATTACTGGATGGAGGTGGAGATCAAGATCAAGAATTAGTCGGAGATGCCCAAACTTTGAAAGAacctg